Part of the Impatiens glandulifera chromosome 8, dImpGla2.1, whole genome shotgun sequence genome is shown below.
tgtgaACCAGACGTTATACGTTGACAAgatatgaataatttttatgtggAGCATTATTTCAAATTGTTCGTTAAGATAATTCCATATAACTTTGTTTGAAAAGCCTTTGAATGTCAAAAATTTCATCTAAGATCTCGTTTTTAGAATTGAGCGTTATTCACGGTGGAATTTAACGGATGATGCATGAATGAAAAAAGTTGTATTATGCCTAGTTGTACGTATCACGAAGAGTTGAATCGGTACCTTACTTATTTTTGAATTGTCAATGGGTGTCTAATATTTTAAGTCTTTTGTATAGTATTACTAGGATTTATTGGGTGATGCCAGCCCGAGTCTTTAGGTAGTTGCTAAGAAGTTTGAATTGATACGACTGATATGACAAACCTACATATTTATGTTATcatctcaaatattttttggtgcactatctggttggagagaaattGTCGAACATTCAATAATCATAGTCGTTCGATTCGTataattcataatgttattattacgaCGCTTTCTGAGATTCGTTAAAGAAAGTTAGTAGAATCTGTCGAGGAGTTAATCGTTTTCTCAAAGATTTACAAACTCGATATCTTATCGAGTaccttttttctttcttttcctgtcatgttttttgttgttgtgtgtttaaacaatttttttaatatacatggactcattttaaaaaaatcacaacTTTCGCCTAATTTTAAGGCGTTTTAAATTAGAATCGAATAATATCTTAGAAACCACTATTAACACTAGctattttattggaatattttgtttatgattttaaaataaataagttaaggTTAAACTAAGGTTGCTCGAGTGACAAAATATGACGCGCTCTATTTTACTTAAAACGAAATGAGAGTTATACTAACCacatattaacaaataattaagttatggtattcaaaatcatataaaagCAAAGTTgcaataaaataatcttttatttatttaattatatgggATCTTTTGTAGATATAATTTCAATACATTATTTGTGATGGATGCAAATAACATAAATGGAAagagttattttaattttcaatattaaaaaataaatccaaaataacAACTTAGATAACTTGTAAATCAAAATAACTATTGTTGCTTCGATTAGAATAATTTGTAAATGTTACTTAAAAggtattatttataaagttataatttaaattaaaataaccgTTGTTGCTTGACCCAAATACATACCAATAATGGAgaatgataattatttattcatttttgagtttttatatGGACAACTAACACAaagttgaaataattaattaataataaataactttcaACCATTGGAaacgattttaaattttaagtttaaataacaACAATTTGAAAGGAAACTTATAATAATCACAATTACTAATAGAAAAAAgaacaaattaatcaaatagtgtaaaatattttaaaaagtaagaGAAAAAAACTTGTGTATATATTATGGtattataaataactaatttataaatttaaagaatttGACTCATATTGAGTAAAGTGTCTAAAATGGACTTGGAAAGTGAAAGGATATATCtctctttaaaattaatgtCCACACCAATCAAAATCAAATGAATGAAGTATTTTATTTAGGGCtaattaagtaattaactaATTGCTGTCTACATCATTAATAGGTTAAtggaaaatatttcaaaataagagGGATGAAATTAGTCATTGATTGCAATCTATTCTTGACATTAATAATCTTAACCTCTTTTGTagctataatttttttttataggtagggttatgtttttaatttaatttattttattcgaGAAGGAAAAGTGATTAGAGTGGTTCATACAAGAATAAACTCACTAGAATGAATCCATTAATTAAGGAtgcaaaattttgaaaaaaacttgGTGTGGACATGAAATTGTTTtgcaaaattattaattaaacagtTAAATTCACGTTATTTTGGAGTGTGTTTGAGTTCACATCAACCATAACTTAGATATGCTCCTAGTCATgctaaataattatatgatacAAAACTAACTAACCTATATGTGTAGTATAATAATAggtttgaattattaatatttgaattataattaaattatattttatttatttgaaaaaaatattatatattaatattttctaaataattttttgttcatgtaataataattttctgaATTTAAATAGCTCCACTTTAGAAATGTTATGTGTGAATGCTATGTGTGTTTGGTTCATGCGCAATTAAAATTGGGATGTGatggttaaatttaaatatttttgttgacTAAAATAAAGAactgaaaatataattataatttgaatggAATCTTTTAAGTTTTagtttcattatttaaaatttagaatttattcaattatatgaaaaatgtaGTGGGTCCATAATACACATGTTGAccctaacaattttttttaacttttcaaaaaataattatatttatataatttatccaAACTTAATAATTGAATCGGAAATTCTCtccatttatatattataaacagaatgttaattttattatattttacacaTTCTATCTCAAATACAgcctaatttttaattttaggttGTAGGCcataaagatttattttaattcataccATACTAGAACATGATTCTAGACCATCAttctatatttcaaatttataaaaatattttaatattataatggataaattaaattatgtaataGTTTgaaccaatatcaaacaagtcctcaaattaaattatttaaggtCCCATTCCTAAATAGTTCTTCtccttggagcttgtttgatttaggtttttcACTTTTTCCTTAAGAccttagataaaaaaaaattaaaattaaaagaagtGTCCCAAATGATCAAGAtagatcatatatatttattactaaaaatgtctaaaattttatatttttttctgaacacttattatattaatattttttatatcgattatgaaattattttatataattgttatatataattttaaatttaatattttaaaacttaaactagaataataattttaaattttgaaccaCAATTTTGTTTTCGTATTAAAAATTCCTAACCCATGTCTAAATCTTTTTCCTTGTGATCATAAATCATAAATCATTTCACCATAATTTATAGTGTTTACACTTAAGTTTGAAATttacatatttcaaattttttattacatGCCTAAATTAATAGTCAAAGGTGAccctataattaattattttcactaTTTTTTGTGATAAGATCTAATAGACTTTATTTTGTAACCCcataaacaattattaattgatttaataatacTAAATAATTTAGGTATATTGGACACTAAGCCCCATGTAAAATTCTAAATTATGTGAATGACTAGTAAGTAGTACTGTAAACTAATGGAATACATGACAAAATAATAAGTTCCAAGGctatttgttttcatttaaaaaaaatatatattataaattataatgaataaCACGTGTCATAGTGAATAGGATAAGTGTGTTTTATCACCTATAAGAAGAGAGATTTtcattaactaattttaaattaattaacctGCATgcaatcattaatttattaatattaattaattcatatatgattagcaattatatattattaaccatCAATTCGTACATTATTCACAGTAGTCAACTACGGGAGTCAATTATGCCAGTtacatgtttaattataaataattaaataaaattatatatatatatatatatatatatatatatatatatatatatatatatatatatatatatatatatatatatatatggagtaAGTAATACTCTAtccataagataattttttaattttaattttagaaagttACTCCCCCAGTTCCACACTCCCATCTCAATTTATGTCtgcaaaaatgaaatatttaataattaaaaaaaaaaatttaagttgaaATTTTGTACtctaaaaataactatttagGATTAACTAATATCTTATGCTTTCTTGAAATCAgcaattaaataatttacagTGTAATGATATCATCtagtatataattaaagtactttataataataatttaaatagtattttttttatctaaatattaacAAGTAAAAGTAATTAAAGTCCAATAAGTGACTAAaattgacaaataaaaaaataatattaattaagttgaGTAATAAACTGTGTCAAtacatcacaaataaattattttataataaatgcaTGATAGTGacaaaaataagattattttgattgaaaatgtCCTGCCACCAATAATTCATTAGagaaagaaattaagaaaattgattaattaagcTCACACAACTAAATACATTTTCTCAATTATTGCAGCCTTAAACTATTCTAAAAAATCATGTGACAAGATTGATTTGACctgaataatttgaatttttttttacaattttttttttaaaacacaaaaagtcaaatatttaaacataaaggAGGTGGTTAACAACTTAACATTGTTTTCTCATGTCTCTCTACATAAAAACCTAATAATTAATCTGGTTAATTACAATCAAAATAATGATAATCGAACTTTAATTTTCACATTTTGTTTTTCTAtcaaaaaagttaattttattatgttttttaaattaaagataataacaTACcaaacaacacattgttctaccaaaatatatataagctttaaattaataattttgggTGAGATTTAATTACAACTgcaaaattacttaaaaaaaaaaagaaaatacaatgtttaaaataaataaataaaatatactagcatgtatcccgtgcatttgcacgagtaataatataaaaaatcgtgaaaaaaatattacggtaaaaattttatggacgggtcaacccacaatccgacccaagtatccatttactctcacatatatccaaattaaccacagctctcgacccgacaatccggacactttaaaaattaagcatcattatatatatattagttagttaaaaaattgaacttatattgttaaaatgtcacgcgtttatcaaattttgggttgaatttaaaatataaattgttattagcctagttagttaaaagtttgtacttgttttgttaggttgcaagttcgaaccatatctataacatttttaattttatttttaaccgttttaagtttatgggcggatcaacccacaatccgacccaagtatccatttactctcacatatatccaaattaaccacagctctcgacccggtaatccggacaatttaaaaattaagtatcattatatatatatatatatatatcaaccgTGATGAGTAACAGAAACCTTCAATTCTCATTGACTTTTAATATACATGAAGAGATGGACAATTaatgcaatatatatttttttaaataattgttgtataatgaaaatgaatggaattattttaagcataaatattaattaataagtaattatcAATAACTACTAACagaaaatatttagtttaattattgttcattttacatttatctatatattagcacaaattaatcatttgagataaataattatcttattaaaattaagcAACTTGGGATTATCTCACATTGATTATTGATTATTGATAATCTCAATCACATGTGCAATTAAcaggtttgaaaattaatataattactaTTGGGGATTGAATATGAGTATTGATTATtgtaaactaaaataaatattaaataaaacatgtaacaaaatgatattaaaaataatcacctagattgattcaatcttcaacgGAAGGGAGTGTACGTTTTGGTGTCTTGCTTGATTTTATAAACAGAATTcccatgttttattattattatttattttaaaaataaataaaaaaaatataaaaaacgaaaaaaaaaaaacaatattaaatggCTGGGACCATCAAATACCAGCCCAAATGACCAATATTATATTAATCGAGGACTAAATAGTTAGGCATGGGACacactatttattattttatttttttttgtaacctAAGTATTCTGTCACATAGGTATgtcaaaattttgttatttttttttctattgatataagattattttttataatattttaaattatgattttttttgtataagaaTAATAGAATAATTTAGATTTGTCAGTAATGATGTGAAATATGAATGGTGAAATCAAACCAGACTTTACAGCCAAAATATCATACATAGCTACATGTTATTGAAGtgattttaataaacaaattacggttcaattctaatttaaaacgattaaacattaatttatatatataattccaaAAACCTGAATGTTTGGAACTCTAAGCCCATTTCCATGTTATGGGCCGCAacatatcttattttatttaaactaaaaactattttaccaaaattatgtataaaacattattataataatctaatattactattaaaaaaacatatatattaaaatagagtaacgaaaaaaaaatgtaaaaatatgtACTGAATGATGTATcacattttaaatgaattagaattaattataaCTTCTCAATAAATCAGAGTATTTAAAATTCAGAATTTTTAAACcaatttcataaaaacaaatTCCTATAAATGAAGATGAAATAGGATTTGGATATGAAAATAGGTTTGGCACAATAACATCACATTAAATCAATCAAGATAAAATAGAGTTTGAATATGAAATAGGTTTGGCAGATTAATTAATTGGACACTGAAATAAAACAATaacttttacttatttattttttcctaaattgaacatttgagttattttatgaACATAAAAACTATTTGGATTGATTAAAGGTTGGGTAAGATTAATgatcaaacatattttaattataaatcaatcaatcacaGTAAGTAATCATGGGTATTTCGACGCAcagtaattttttaaatttatttttaaatagtttatatattaaaaatgataagaatcaTTTAATAACAACAAAtcataacattaaaaaaaaataacattattctataaattattgAGTTCTCGTAGGTTCTCGAGAAAAACAATTAACTCTCTAACTGATTTTATCAGCTTTTCAGAACATATCTCATAATACGTCAATAATAATTAtagcattatgaatgatacgtatCGTATTGTTGCGATCATTGAAAATTTGACGATTTCTCTAAAACCagatattacaataaaattaatttgggatgATAACTCAGTTGTGTAGGCTATCATATTAACCACATCAATCAAAACATTCCGAAATCTAGaatatcatttaattcatcTCAGTAATACTTCACAAAAATAACTCTATATACACTAtcgacaatacaaaaataaacaagttaaagTTAATGATTCAATAttcttgtaatatatatatcaaccactcattataatacaatattttttcatacaaATATTATCCTTAAAAATTCCATCTTTATTAgcgaaattttaaaaacatatgaAATCATAATCTCAATCACATGGAcagtaaaaattatttcatcatcatcaattatttaaaaaaaataaaatttactctTCCCTTTTCATGATCAATCATCTGTAATTTATATCATAAGTATACAATACacagtaaaatttatttttttaactttctctTCAAGATCAATCatctttaattcataaattatatctaTGACCATTCAATTCCAATTAagtaaaaatcatttttttaccattctcttcatcatcatcatcaccattTTTACTCCTCTCCTCCCCTAACAGTTCACATTCATCCATCTCAATCTTCGCCGTCGCCGGCGCAGGCGCCGCTGCTCCTGTAACCGACTGTTGATAAAAAATACCTCCAAATATAGTTAAAAGCAAACAAACCAACCCATATGGAGTTGCATGTTTATCCCAAATCAACACATTAATCACCACCGTCAAAAACTTATTCACAACTCCGGTGACCGTAAACGCCGTCGCCGATATAGCTCTCCTAGCCGCAAACCCAAAAAAACTTATAAGAAAACCAAACACACAAGACAAAGAAACCGCAATAAACGAACTCAAATCGAACCAATCCGACGATCCAAACGCAACCATAACGTCGGCGTATTCTCCGGTGAAGAACCAAAAGAAAGGCGACATCATTAAAGAGAgtaaattgttataaaaaacaaacccccatgtattcaaacctagaTTTGTCACCATATGTTTGATATACACCATTTCAGTTGTGATCGTGATTAAATAAGCAAATGCCCATGAATAAGCAGTCAGATTGAAAGATGAATCTGTAGCGACGTATCCAATTGCGCCGCTTAAAATGATGAAAAGTGAGAGAAATGTTAACCTAGATGGACATGGTTGGTTTCTGAAAAAAGTGTCGGCTATGGCAACTAATAAGGGAGTTAATGATCGGAAAACAATGAATGTATCGACATTTGCATGTCGGAGAAGATTTGTGTTTGTGAAAATGGCGAGAAAGAAGACTATTGCGGGTGGTAGGAATTTCTTTGCTGTTTCGAATTTGAATTTGTCGTGATTCAAGAACCCTAATTTACCTAAAACCCAGACAGATAATGCTGAGGTTAGGTATTGTAAGGCGGTTAATAAGGATGGATAGTTGAATTTGGTAATGGCGAACTTGTTTATGACGGCGAGTAAGCTTGAACAGAGTGCGTAGCCAATAACCAGGCTGGTTGTagcataattttgttttgatgaaTCGATGGAAATCGACATTAATATGTTCTTGATCtgatgaagaagagaaagaaggaTTTTGATAATGAAAACCCTAGTAAAGAAGAGGGGTTGATGATGGGTTTTAAATAGAATGAAGAAGATTGATAATGGCTAAGCTTAAGCAGTACGTTAATGGAATTGATATGGGCGGTTCTTTGATTTATTAGAGATCTCGAGGACCGGTTATGGAGGTGGTCCAAAACTCTCTAACGTGATGACTACGTCCTATTTAGACCGGCGTCGGCATACAGACcggatttataaaatttaatagtaGTGAATTCTTTTTATTAGACAAAAGGTCACAAATGGTAAAAGTCGGTTTAATAGACAAAAATGTCACGTGTTTAATTTTATCGGTTTTGAGTTGAAGCGGTGGGTCATGGCCATGAATGTCTTCCTActtctctttaattaaaaaaaaaaataagaatgaaaaaataaagaagttcttattttgattgttttattcttgttttgattatttgttaGTTATTTTAGTTAAGAGACAAAAATGTCACGAATTTAATATTTAGTCGACTTAATAGACAAAAATGTTACAGATTCGATTTTATTTTGCTTTGAGTTGAAGCGGTGAGTATGACCGTAGGTATCTTGCTAActctctttaattaaaaaaaaaataagaatgagaaaataaaaaagttcttATTTTGATTCTTTATTAGTTATCAAGTTATCGAAATTTTAGCAATTAATAGTTTTTTCTAAATGGACAAGACTtctgtaattttattttaatgtattatttttgttttgtcatttttatataaaataatatttagatatgTATTGGGcatattgttttgaaataaagaaatatacacattttaatttgtaatctaacgaatgattttttttagtagatttaaatagaatatattttaaaattatttaataaataattcataacgATTTATGTACGATATACTAATTTGCAtgtattatatgatttaaatagcATTTTTTTGAATGAGAATAATtggaaaaattcaaaaaaagacaattgttatttttttattatatatatttgtggtaaactaattaaaaatataaaatactatatTAGAATAAGAATCCTTCATTTGTTtgtaaaagaatttaaaattaggaaaattatGAAAGTTGAAATCTTAAATGACATAATGtctagtttaataaaaataatccaaatttgaacccaaatataattaatttattattgaaataaataagtgCAAGTCCACACTAatgattttcatttaaattgtttttgtaGTGGTAATGAAACCTTAGAAAATTCTTTAAAagagttataaataaaacatattgaGATGTGATAAAAGAATGTTAAGATTGCACAACACTATATTAAGTAGAACATGAAGATGAAGTGTGAGTTTCAATTTTAGTTAACATGATAAACTTGTATTGAATAACTTTCAATACAAAGAAGAAAAAGtcaaaagttattattattattcaaaacaaAACTTGAGCATTATTCATGGAAAAGCTTATAAGATGCTTCCAATGAAAGTTAGGTTAAGAAACACTAGTGGTCTTGATTggttttgtttttcttctctAAGAGATCACTCTTATAAAATGGTTAAGctttataatttgtaaaataatttttgattttttaagagGCTATTGCAACATTCAATGAATTTAAACAATTACCCTAAAAATATGCTAACAAGTTGTGGAATGTCTAGAATCTTTCTTAGACAATTTCCTACtagtttaacaaaaaaaaatattgaaatttttagaaaatgtatACCTCTGAAATTTATGCagtttttaaaagtaataaaaaaaatttattcaattctcgattttcttgttttatattttacgaatattcacattttttaattggttttctgcttttaattcacttttttctataaatttcaGTAATAAAATTTCCCTGtcctcaaaataaaattataattttttaaaacataacatCCTTAGCTTCTTTTTATGTTCAATAAAATATccaacatttatttaatattcttctAGCCTAACCGCAATATTAACCTCTTAAGTTCCAAGATTCAACGcctatttaaatagttaaaagtGTGTTTTTCAgattatatacttaatttgttatttcatttttttttttaaaaaattaatcttacttatatggttgattttttttatttaactttgttcataatatttttagtaaaaccaaaatctataaaaatattCTAGATGGAtccattttttcattaaattaattcatttgtgttgtattattattcttttgagATACTCGGTAAAAAGCTCGATTTAATTT
Proteins encoded:
- the LOC124912221 gene encoding GDP-fucose transporter 1-like encodes the protein MSISIDSSKQNYATTSLVIGYALCSSLLAVINKFAITKFNYPSLLTALQYLTSALSVWVLGKLGFLNHDKFKFETAKKFLPPAIVFFLAIFTNTNLLRHANVDTFIVFRSLTPLLVAIADTFFRNQPCPSRLTFLSLFIILSGAIGYVATDSSFNLTAYSWAFAYLITITTEMVYIKHMVTNLGLNTWGFVFYNNLLSLMMSPFFWFFTGEYADVMVAFGSSDWFDLSSFIAVSLSCVFGFLISFFGFAARRAISATAFTVTGVVNKFLTVVINVLIWDKHATPYGLVCLLLTIFGGIFYQQSVTGAAAPAPATAKIEMDECELLGEERSKNGDDDDEENGKKMIFT